From a region of the Mycobacterium intracellulare ATCC 13950 genome:
- a CDS encoding PadR family transcriptional regulator, whose translation MSNPFTPPEGPFGGRPGFGFGFGSGPVDRRALHEARRQARRDFREHLRDHAGGGHPGGYEGPFGFGPGFGPGFGPGFGFGPGGRRGAWRRGGPGRGKRGDVRAAILTLLAERPMHGYEMIQQIAERSNGLWKPSPGSVYPTLQLLDDEGLITASESAGSKKLFELTEQGRGAAEKIETPPWDEITEGADPGHMSLRAAVGQLFGAVGQSAHTASAEQQQRIVDILNNARREIYGILGED comes from the coding sequence ATGAGCAACCCATTCACTCCCCCCGAGGGACCATTCGGCGGCCGGCCCGGTTTCGGATTCGGGTTCGGCTCCGGCCCGGTCGACCGGCGCGCCCTGCACGAGGCGCGGCGCCAGGCCAGGCGGGACTTCCGCGAACATCTCCGCGACCACGCCGGCGGCGGCCACCCGGGTGGCTACGAAGGCCCGTTCGGGTTCGGTCCCGGATTCGGGCCGGGCTTCGGCCCCGGTTTCGGTTTCGGTCCCGGCGGACGGCGCGGCGCCTGGCGCCGTGGCGGCCCGGGCCGCGGCAAGCGCGGTGACGTGCGGGCGGCCATCCTGACGCTGCTCGCCGAGCGGCCGATGCACGGCTACGAGATGATCCAGCAGATCGCCGAACGCAGCAACGGGCTGTGGAAGCCGAGCCCTGGCTCGGTGTATCCGACCCTGCAGCTGCTCGACGACGAAGGCCTGATCACCGCGAGCGAATCCGCGGGCAGCAAGAAGCTTTTCGAGCTGACCGAGCAGGGCCGCGGGGCGGCCGAGAAGATCGAGACCCCGCCGTGGGACGAGATCACCGAAGGTGCGGACCCCGGTCACATGAGCCTGAGGGCGGCCGTCGGCCAGTTGTTCGGCGCGGTCGGGCAGTCCGCCCACACCGCTTCCGCCGAGCAGCAGCAGCGCATCGTCGACATTCTCAACAACGCGCGGCGCGAGATCTACGGCATCCTCGGCGAAGACTGA
- the glpK gene encoding glycerol kinase GlpK, which translates to MAEFAEFVAAIDQGTTSTRCMIFDHEGAEVARHQLEHEQILPQAGWVEHDPVEIWERTSSVLTSVLNRANLAPKNIAALGITNQRETTLVWNRKTGRPYYNAIVWQDTRTDRIASALGADGRGEVIRRKAGLPPATYFSGAKLRWILENVDGVRDAAERGDALFGTPDTWVLWNLTGGPRGGVHVTDVTNASRTMLMNLETLDWDDELLSFFAIPRAMLPRIGPSSSPQPYGVTAETGPAGGEIAITGVLGDQHAAMVGQVCLAEGEAKNTYGTGNFLLLNTGETIVRSDNGLLTTVCYQFGDAKPVYALEGSIAVTGAAVQWLRDQLGIISGAAQSEALARQVDDNGGVYFVPAFSGLFAPYWRSDARGAIVGLSRFNTNAHLARATLEAICYQSRDVVDAMAADSGVRLEVLKVDGGITGNDLCMQIQADVLGVDVVRPVVAETTALGAAYAAGLAVGFWADPADLRANWQEGRRWSPTWNDEQRAEGYAGWRKAVQRTLDWVSIT; encoded by the coding sequence TTGGCCGAGTTCGCCGAATTCGTGGCCGCTATCGACCAGGGGACGACCAGCACGCGCTGCATGATCTTCGATCACGAGGGTGCCGAGGTGGCCCGCCACCAGCTCGAGCACGAACAGATCCTGCCCCAGGCGGGCTGGGTCGAGCACGACCCGGTGGAGATCTGGGAACGTACCTCCTCGGTGCTGACCTCCGTGCTCAACCGTGCCAACCTGGCGCCGAAAAACATTGCCGCGCTGGGTATCACGAACCAGCGCGAGACGACGCTGGTCTGGAACCGCAAGACCGGACGGCCCTATTACAACGCGATCGTCTGGCAGGACACCCGCACCGACCGGATCGCGTCGGCGCTGGGAGCCGACGGCCGGGGCGAGGTGATCCGCCGCAAGGCGGGACTTCCCCCGGCGACGTACTTCTCCGGCGCAAAGCTGCGATGGATCTTGGAGAATGTCGACGGGGTGCGCGACGCCGCCGAGCGTGGCGACGCGTTGTTCGGCACCCCGGACACCTGGGTGTTGTGGAACCTGACCGGGGGTCCGCGGGGCGGCGTGCACGTCACCGACGTGACCAACGCCAGCCGGACCATGCTGATGAACCTCGAGACCCTGGACTGGGACGACGAGTTGCTGTCATTCTTTGCGATCCCGCGCGCGATGCTGCCGCGGATCGGGCCGTCGTCGTCGCCGCAGCCCTACGGGGTGACGGCCGAGACCGGCCCGGCGGGCGGAGAGATTGCGATCACGGGCGTGCTGGGTGACCAGCACGCGGCGATGGTGGGGCAGGTGTGTCTGGCCGAGGGGGAGGCGAAAAACACCTATGGCACCGGCAATTTCCTGCTACTGAACACCGGCGAGACGATCGTGCGGTCCGACAACGGGCTGCTGACCACCGTCTGCTACCAGTTCGGGGACGCCAAACCCGTTTACGCACTTGAGGGTTCGATCGCGGTGACGGGCGCGGCCGTGCAATGGCTGCGCGATCAGCTGGGCATCATAAGCGGGGCCGCGCAAAGCGAGGCGCTGGCCCGCCAGGTCGACGACAACGGCGGCGTCTATTTCGTCCCGGCGTTTTCCGGGTTGTTCGCCCCCTACTGGCGATCCGATGCCCGGGGCGCGATCGTGGGGCTGTCCCGATTCAACACCAACGCGCATCTGGCCCGGGCCACCCTGGAGGCGATCTGCTACCAGAGCCGCGACGTGGTAGACGCGATGGCCGCGGATTCCGGTGTGCGCCTTGAGGTTTTGAAGGTCGACGGTGGTATCACCGGCAATGACCTGTGCATGCAGATCCAGGCCGACGTGCTGGGCGTGGACGTGGTGCGTCCGGTGGTCGCCGAGACGACGGCGCTGGGCGCCGCGTACGCGGCCGGCCTGGCCGTGGGGTTCTGGGCCGACCCGGCGGACCTGCGCGCCAACTGGCAGGAGGGCCGGCGTTGGTCGCCGACCTGGAACGACGAGCAGCGCGCCGAGGGGTACGCGGGCTGGCGCAAGGCCGTGCAGCGGACCCTGGATTGGGTCTCCATCACCTGA
- a CDS encoding glutamate--cysteine ligase family protein: protein MGEEVKRTTYDSAHRREYRRKVQACLNVFETMLAQSCFDSDQPLTGMEIECNLVDADYQPAMSNRHVLDAIGDPAYQTELGAYNIEFNVPPHALPGHTGLDLEAEVRASLNEAEIKAGAADGAHIVMIGILPTLMPEHLDHDWMSESTRYAALNDSIFTARGEDLPIDIDGPEPLNWHAATIAPESACTSMQLHLQLAPETFAANWNAAQIVAGPQLALGANSPFFFSHQLWAETRIELFTQSTDTRPEELKTQGVRPRVWFGEQWITSVLDLYRENIRYFPSLLPEVSEEDPVAELAAGRTPQLSELRLHNGTVYRWNRPVYDVVDGRPHLRLENRVLPAGPTVVDMLANSSFFYGMLRSLSEADSPLWDRMDFAVAEANFLAAARHGIDARLHWPGLGEVSARDLVLDTLLPMADDGLRRWGVDPEVRDRFLGVIEGRARAGRNGATWQVSTVRALQDAGMGRAAALAEMLRRYCEYMHANEPVHTWE from the coding sequence GTGGGCGAAGAGGTCAAGCGCACCACGTACGACAGCGCACACCGCCGCGAATACCGGCGCAAGGTTCAGGCGTGTCTGAACGTGTTCGAGACGATGCTCGCCCAGTCATGCTTCGATTCCGACCAGCCGCTCACCGGCATGGAGATCGAGTGCAACCTGGTCGACGCCGACTACCAGCCGGCCATGTCCAATCGCCACGTCCTGGACGCCATCGGCGATCCCGCGTACCAGACCGAATTGGGCGCCTACAACATCGAATTCAACGTCCCGCCGCACGCGCTGCCCGGACACACGGGGCTGGATCTCGAGGCCGAGGTGCGGGCCAGCCTGAACGAGGCCGAGATCAAGGCCGGCGCCGCCGACGGTGCGCACATCGTCATGATCGGCATCCTGCCCACGCTGATGCCCGAACACCTCGATCACGACTGGATGAGCGAGTCGACGCGGTATGCCGCCCTCAACGACTCGATCTTCACCGCCCGCGGCGAAGACCTGCCCATCGACATCGACGGCCCCGAACCGCTGAACTGGCACGCCGCGACGATAGCGCCCGAATCCGCTTGCACCAGCATGCAATTGCACCTGCAATTGGCCCCGGAGACGTTCGCCGCCAACTGGAACGCCGCGCAGATTGTCGCCGGTCCGCAGCTGGCGCTGGGCGCCAACTCGCCGTTCTTCTTCTCCCACCAACTCTGGGCGGAAACCCGCATCGAGCTGTTCACCCAATCCACCGACACCCGGCCCGAAGAGCTGAAAACCCAAGGCGTGCGCCCGCGAGTGTGGTTCGGTGAACAGTGGATCACCTCGGTCCTCGACCTGTACCGCGAGAACATCCGGTACTTCCCGTCCCTGTTGCCCGAGGTGTCCGAGGAGGATCCGGTCGCCGAGCTGGCCGCCGGGCGCACCCCGCAGCTGTCCGAGTTGCGGCTGCACAACGGCACCGTGTACCGGTGGAATCGCCCGGTGTACGACGTGGTCGACGGGCGCCCGCATCTGCGACTGGAGAATCGGGTGTTGCCGGCCGGACCGACAGTCGTTGACATGCTGGCGAATTCGTCCTTCTTCTACGGGATGCTGCGCAGCTTGTCCGAGGCGGACAGCCCGTTGTGGGACCGCATGGATTTCGCGGTGGCGGAGGCCAACTTTTTGGCGGCGGCGCGCCACGGCATCGACGCCCGGCTGCACTGGCCCGGGCTCGGGGAGGTGAGCGCACGCGACCTGGTGCTCGACACGTTGCTGCCGATGGCCGACGACGGGTTGCGGCGCTGGGGCGTCGACCCCGAGGTCCGCGACCGGTTCCTGGGGGTCATCGAGGGCCGCGCCCGCGCGGGCCGCAACGGCGCCACCTGGCAGGTTTCCACCGTACGGGCCCTGCAGGACGCGGGCATGGGCCGGGCCGCCGCGCTGGCCGAGATGCTGCGCCGCTACTGCGAGTACATGCATGCCAACGAGCCGGTGCACACCTGGGAGTAG
- a CDS encoding class I SAM-dependent methyltransferase: MSSDQVMDWDSAYREQAHFEGPPPWNIGEPQPELAALAAAGKFRSDVLDAGCGVAELSLSLAAQGYTVVGVDLTPTAVAAATKSAQERGLTRASFVQADITSLSGYDGRFATVVDSTLFHSLPVEGRDGYLRSVHRAAAPGASYFVLVFAKGAFPAEMEPKPNEVDEDELRAAVSTYWEIDEIRPSFILSNAINIADAPFEFPPHDRDEQGRIKMPAYLLTAHKAG; encoded by the coding sequence ATGTCGTCTGATCAAGTGATGGACTGGGACAGCGCCTACCGCGAGCAGGCCCATTTCGAGGGTCCGCCCCCGTGGAATATCGGTGAGCCGCAACCCGAACTGGCGGCGCTGGCCGCGGCCGGCAAGTTCCGCAGCGACGTCCTGGACGCCGGCTGCGGAGTCGCCGAGCTCTCACTGAGCCTGGCCGCCCAGGGTTACACCGTGGTCGGCGTCGACCTCACACCGACCGCCGTCGCGGCGGCCACCAAGTCCGCCCAGGAGCGCGGCTTGACCAGGGCCAGCTTCGTGCAGGCCGACATCACGTCGCTGAGCGGGTATGACGGACGGTTCGCCACCGTCGTCGACAGCACGCTGTTTCACTCGCTGCCCGTGGAGGGCCGCGACGGCTACCTGCGCTCGGTCCACCGCGCCGCGGCACCGGGCGCCAGCTACTTCGTGCTGGTGTTCGCCAAGGGCGCCTTCCCGGCCGAGATGGAACCCAAGCCCAACGAGGTCGACGAAGACGAACTGCGCGCCGCGGTCAGCACGTACTGGGAAATCGACGAGATTCGCCCCTCCTTCATCCTGTCGAACGCGATCAACATCGCCGACGCGCCTTTCGAATTCCCGCCGCACGATCGCGACGAGCAAGGCCGGATCAAGATGCCGGCCTACTTGCTGACGGCGCACAAGGCCGGCTAG
- a CDS encoding DUF4129 domain-containing protein, which produces MPSIDIDRDAAHRAAQDELNKPIYSKGSSADQFLDWLNDLIYRMLQKTATVPGGWFTATVLLILLAIAVFVAFHVARRTMRARRGGDQLLFEAAQLTAAQHRATAESYAAEGDWAAAIRHRLRAVARQLEETGVLAAAPGRTANELARDAGTALPHLADELSEAATAFNDVTYGEQPGTRAAYQMIADLDDHLRSRWQGAPAEAGRPAVPESWAQVR; this is translated from the coding sequence ATGCCTTCCATCGACATCGACCGCGATGCCGCGCACCGCGCCGCGCAGGACGAACTCAACAAGCCGATCTATTCCAAGGGGTCGTCGGCCGACCAGTTCCTCGACTGGCTCAACGACCTGATCTACCGGATGCTGCAGAAGACCGCCACGGTGCCAGGCGGATGGTTCACGGCGACAGTGCTTTTGATCCTGCTGGCGATCGCGGTGTTTGTTGCCTTCCACGTCGCGCGGCGCACCATGCGCGCCCGCCGCGGCGGTGACCAGCTGCTGTTCGAAGCCGCGCAATTGACGGCCGCCCAGCATCGAGCGACGGCCGAAAGCTATGCGGCCGAAGGTGATTGGGCGGCGGCCATACGCCACCGGCTGCGCGCTGTCGCCCGCCAGCTCGAGGAGACCGGTGTGCTGGCGGCGGCCCCCGGCCGCACGGCCAACGAGCTGGCTCGCGACGCCGGCACCGCGCTGCCCCATCTGGCCGACGAACTGTCCGAAGCGGCAACGGCTTTCAACGACGTCACCTATGGCGAGCAGCCCGGAACCCGGGCCGCCTACCAGATGATCGCCGACCTCGACGATCACCTGCGGTCCCGCTGGCAGGGCGCCCCGGCCGAGGCCGGGCGACCCGCCGTCCCCGAGTCGTGGGCGCAGGTGCGGTGA
- a CDS encoding RDD family protein → MSVVTGDAVVLDVQIAQLPVRTLSALIDIAVMVIGYLLGLMLWAATLTEFDTALSNAILLIFTVLVIVGYPLILETATRGRSVGKIALGLRVVSDDGGPERFRQALFRALASLVEIWMLFGSPAIICSILSPKAKRIGDIFAGTVVVNERGPRLGPPPTMPPALAWWAASLQLSGLSVGQAEVARQFLSRAPQLDRQLRTQMAYRIAGDVVARIAPPPPGAPPELVLAAVLAERHRRELARLRPTAQAPGWPPMPPGAPPRYPEPWPEPGRPAPGPGYGAPPDGFAPPH, encoded by the coding sequence ATGTCGGTGGTGACCGGGGACGCCGTGGTGCTGGACGTGCAGATCGCCCAGCTGCCGGTGCGGACGTTGAGCGCGCTGATCGATATCGCCGTCATGGTGATCGGCTACCTGCTCGGGCTGATGCTGTGGGCCGCCACCCTGACCGAGTTCGACACCGCGCTGAGCAACGCCATCCTGCTTATATTTACGGTTCTGGTAATTGTGGGCTACCCGTTGATCCTCGAGACCGCGACGCGGGGACGCTCGGTGGGCAAGATCGCCCTGGGTCTGCGCGTCGTGTCCGACGACGGCGGCCCAGAACGCTTCCGCCAGGCGCTGTTTCGCGCCCTGGCCTCGCTGGTGGAAATCTGGATGCTCTTCGGCAGCCCCGCCATCATCTGCAGCATCCTGTCACCCAAAGCCAAACGGATCGGCGATATCTTCGCCGGCACGGTGGTGGTCAACGAACGCGGACCCCGGCTGGGGCCCCCGCCGACGATGCCTCCGGCGCTGGCCTGGTGGGCGGCGTCGCTGCAGCTGTCGGGACTGTCCGTCGGTCAAGCCGAAGTGGCGCGCCAATTCCTTTCCCGCGCACCGCAACTCGACCGCCAGCTGCGCACTCAGATGGCGTACCGCATCGCCGGTGATGTCGTGGCGCGCATTGCGCCGCCCCCGCCCGGGGCCCCGCCGGAACTGGTGCTGGCCGCGGTCCTCGCCGAGCGGCACCGTCGCGAACTGGCCCGGCTGCGCCCGACCGCCCAGGCGCCGGGCTGGCCGCCCATGCCACCGGGCGCGCCGCCGCGGTACCCGGAGCCGTGGCCGGAGCCGGGCCGACCCGCCCCGGGACCGGGCTACGGCGCGCCTCCGGACGGTTTCGCACCGCCGCACTGA
- a CDS encoding AAA family ATPase, whose product MTQSPSGPQADTASSPTAESAREALLALRAELAKAVVGQEGVVSGLVIALLCRGHVLLEGVPGVAKTLLVRALSAALQLEFKRVQFTPDLMPGDVTGSLVYDARTAAFVFRPGPVFTNLLLADEINRTPPKTQAALLEAMEERQVSVEGEPQPLPDPFIVAATQNPVEYEGTYQLPEAQLDRFLLKLNVTLPPRDAEIAILHRHAHGFDPRDLSAIKPVAGPADLAAGRDAVRHVLVADEVLGYIVDIVGATRSSPALQLGVSPRGATALLATARSWSWLSGRNYVTPDDVKAMARPTLRHRVMLRPEAELEGATSDGVLDGILASVPVPR is encoded by the coding sequence GTGACACAGTCCCCTTCCGGTCCACAAGCCGATACCGCCTCGTCCCCCACCGCCGAATCCGCTCGCGAGGCGCTGCTGGCGTTGCGCGCCGAGCTCGCCAAGGCCGTCGTCGGGCAGGAGGGCGTGGTCAGCGGCCTGGTGATCGCGCTGCTGTGCCGCGGGCATGTGCTGCTGGAAGGCGTTCCGGGAGTGGCGAAGACGCTGCTGGTCCGGGCGCTGTCCGCGGCGCTGCAGCTGGAGTTCAAGCGGGTGCAGTTCACGCCGGACCTGATGCCCGGCGACGTGACGGGTTCCCTGGTGTACGACGCGCGCACCGCCGCGTTCGTGTTCCGGCCCGGTCCGGTGTTCACCAACCTGCTGCTCGCCGACGAGATCAACCGCACCCCACCCAAGACCCAGGCCGCGCTGCTCGAGGCGATGGAGGAGCGCCAGGTCAGCGTCGAGGGCGAACCCCAGCCGCTGCCGGACCCGTTCATCGTCGCCGCGACCCAGAACCCGGTCGAATACGAGGGCACCTACCAGCTGCCCGAGGCCCAGCTGGATCGCTTTCTCCTCAAACTGAATGTGACGCTGCCCCCGCGGGACGCCGAGATCGCCATCCTGCACCGGCACGCGCACGGTTTCGATCCCCGCGATCTGTCGGCGATCAAGCCGGTGGCGGGGCCGGCCGACCTGGCCGCCGGCCGCGACGCCGTGCGACACGTGCTGGTCGCCGACGAGGTGCTCGGCTACATCGTCGACATCGTCGGGGCCACCCGATCCTCCCCCGCGCTGCAGCTGGGCGTGTCCCCCCGCGGGGCGACCGCCCTGTTGGCCACCGCGCGCTCCTGGTCCTGGCTGTCGGGCCGCAACTACGTCACCCCCGACGACGTGAAGGCCATGGCCCGCCCGACGCTGCGGCACCGGGTGATGCTGCGGCCCGAAGCCGAACTCGAGGGGGCCACGTCCGATGGCGTGCTCGACGGGATTCTGGCGTCGGTTCCGGTGCCCCGCTAG
- a CDS encoding stage II sporulation protein M, producing MDVDAFVLAHRGTWDRLDRLIGRRRSLSGAEIDELVELYQRVSTHLSMLRSASSDSMLVGRLSSLVARARSAVTGAHAPLSSTFTRFWTVSFPVVAYRTWRWWLATAAAFFAVVVVIALWVAGSPEVQSALGTPSDIEQLVNHDVESYYSEHPAAAFALQIWVNNSWVSAQCIALSVVLGLPIPFVLFENAANVGVIAGLMFPAGKGGLLLGLLAPHGLLELTAVFLSGAAGMRLGWSVMSPGDRPRGQVLAEQGRAIVSVAVGLVAVLAVSGLIEALVTPSPLPTVVRVGIGVIAEAAFLSYIVYFGRRGVRAGESGDIEDAPDVVPTG from the coding sequence GTGGACGTCGACGCATTCGTGCTGGCCCATCGAGGCACGTGGGACCGCCTCGATCGACTGATCGGGCGCCGCCGGTCGCTCAGCGGCGCCGAGATCGACGAACTCGTCGAGCTCTATCAGCGGGTGTCCACCCATTTGTCGATGCTGCGCTCGGCGTCGTCGGATTCGATGCTGGTCGGCCGGCTCTCGAGCCTGGTCGCGCGGGCCCGTTCCGCGGTGACCGGCGCCCACGCGCCGCTAAGCAGTACGTTCACCCGGTTCTGGACGGTGTCCTTCCCGGTCGTCGCGTACCGCACGTGGCGGTGGTGGCTGGCCACGGCGGCGGCGTTTTTCGCGGTGGTCGTGGTCATTGCGCTGTGGGTCGCCGGCAGTCCCGAGGTGCAGTCAGCGCTCGGAACCCCTAGTGACATCGAGCAATTGGTCAATCACGACGTCGAGTCGTACTACAGCGAACATCCCGCCGCCGCCTTCGCGCTGCAGATCTGGGTGAACAATTCCTGGGTTTCCGCTCAATGCATCGCGCTGTCCGTCGTGCTGGGGCTGCCCATTCCCTTTGTGCTGTTCGAGAATGCCGCCAATGTGGGCGTGATCGCCGGCCTGATGTTCCCCGCCGGCAAGGGCGGCCTGCTGCTGGGATTGCTTGCCCCCCATGGGCTGTTGGAGCTCACCGCGGTCTTCCTCTCGGGGGCGGCGGGAATGCGGCTGGGATGGTCGGTGATGTCGCCCGGCGACCGGCCCCGCGGACAGGTGCTCGCCGAACAGGGCCGTGCCATCGTCTCGGTGGCCGTGGGCCTGGTGGCCGTGCTCGCCGTCTCCGGGTTGATCGAGGCGCTGGTGACGCCGTCGCCGTTACCGACGGTCGTACGGGTCGGCATCGGCGTCATCGCCGAGGCGGCGTTCTTGTCCTACATCGTCTACTTCGGTCGCCGCGGGGTCAGAGCCGGGGAAAGCGGCGACATCGAAGACGCGCCGGATGTGGTCCCCACCGGCTGA
- a CDS encoding DUF58 domain-containing protein, with product MILTGRTGLVALICVLPIAVSPWPATAFVALLVALAVAVAVDVGLAARTTALRYVRSPDRSARLGQQVDCELSIHNDGRRRFRGQVRDAWPPSARARPRTHAVDIPAGGDQHVATRLEPKRRGDQRATVITARSIGPLGLAGRQGSQSVPGQLRVLPPFLSRKHLPSRLARLREIDGLLPTLVRGQGTEFDSLREYVVGDDVRSIDWRATARRADVVVRTWRPERDRRVVIVLDTGRTAAGRVGVDPTTSDPAGWPRLDWSMDAALLLAALASRAGDNVDFLAHDRVSRAGVFGASRTELLAQLVDAMAPLQPTLVESDWRAMASAIALRARRRSLVVLLTDLNPTALDEGLLPVLPQLSAKHHLLLAAVSDPRVDQMAAGRSDAAAVYDAAAAERSRNDRGAMATRLRRTGVEVVDAPPAELAPALADHYLAMKATGRL from the coding sequence GTGATCCTGACCGGACGCACGGGACTGGTCGCGCTGATCTGCGTCCTGCCCATCGCTGTCTCGCCTTGGCCGGCAACGGCTTTCGTGGCCCTGCTGGTGGCGCTGGCCGTCGCCGTCGCCGTCGACGTCGGGTTGGCGGCCCGCACCACCGCCCTGCGCTACGTGCGCTCCCCGGATCGCTCCGCCCGGCTCGGTCAGCAGGTGGATTGTGAGCTGTCCATCCACAACGACGGCCGGCGGCGGTTCCGCGGCCAGGTCCGCGACGCCTGGCCGCCCAGCGCCCGCGCGCGGCCGCGCACCCATGCGGTGGACATCCCGGCCGGGGGCGATCAGCACGTCGCGACCCGGCTGGAGCCAAAGCGCCGCGGCGATCAGCGCGCGACGGTGATCACCGCGCGATCGATCGGGCCCCTGGGCCTGGCGGGACGGCAGGGTTCGCAATCGGTGCCCGGCCAGCTCCGGGTGCTGCCGCCGTTCCTGTCACGCAAGCACCTGCCGTCGCGCCTGGCCAGGCTGCGCGAGATCGACGGCCTGCTGCCCACCCTGGTGCGCGGGCAGGGCACCGAATTCGATTCGCTGCGAGAGTATGTCGTCGGTGACGACGTGCGCTCGATCGATTGGCGCGCGACCGCGCGGCGCGCCGACGTGGTGGTGCGCACCTGGCGCCCCGAACGCGACCGGCGCGTGGTGATCGTGCTCGACACGGGCCGCACCGCGGCGGGCCGGGTGGGCGTCGACCCCACCACCTCCGATCCCGCGGGCTGGCCGCGGCTGGACTGGTCGATGGATGCCGCGCTGCTGCTGGCCGCGCTCGCGTCGCGGGCGGGCGACAACGTCGACTTCCTCGCCCACGACCGGGTGAGCCGGGCCGGCGTCTTCGGCGCGTCGCGCACCGAGCTGCTCGCCCAGCTCGTCGACGCGATGGCCCCCCTGCAGCCCACGCTCGTCGAATCCGATTGGCGGGCAATGGCTTCGGCCATCGCGCTGCGGGCCCGCCGGCGCTCGCTGGTGGTGCTGCTGACCGACCTCAATCCGACCGCCCTCGACGAGGGCCTGCTGCCCGTGCTGCCGCAGCTGTCGGCCAAGCATCACCTGCTGCTGGCCGCGGTTTCCGACCCGCGGGTCGACCAGATGGCCGCCGGCCGATCGGATGCCGCGGCGGTGTACGACGCCGCCGCGGCCGAGCGATCCCGCAACGACCGCGGCGCCATGGCCACACGACTGCGCCGCACCGGCGTGGAGGTCGTCGACGCCCCGCCCGCCGAACTGGCGCCCGCGCTCGCCGACCACTACCTGGCGATGAAAGCGACCGGGCGCCTGTGA
- a CDS encoding DUF4350 domain-containing protein, with the protein MATISDARTQTAPRRRRSWRWVVVILLVLAVIAGVDAYLTAPRPGARMDPASTGPDGAHALVELLRDAGVDVVVADTIADVERAARPDALILVAQSQYLTDAVTDRLARIRSDLLLVEPTTRAREALLPGVEVSGASGFDSDPNCTLREAVRSGSVRFGPTNTFKAKDGRTMTRCYDGALIRFRDGGRVVTAVGSTDFMTNGGLLHAGNAALAMNLAGDRPRLVWYAPHHVEGETSTKASLFDLIPPNVSWIVWQLALVVLLVAAWKGRRPGPLVAEELPVVVRASETVEGRGRLYRSRRARDRAAAALRTATLQRLLPRLGLGAGADPATVVSTAAQRTGSDPGFVSYHLFGPPPTTDHDLLQLARALDDIERQVARP; encoded by the coding sequence ATGGCCACGATCAGCGATGCCCGCACCCAGACCGCGCCCCGGCGCCGGCGCTCGTGGCGCTGGGTGGTCGTCATCCTGCTGGTGCTGGCCGTCATCGCCGGCGTCGATGCCTACCTGACCGCGCCGCGCCCCGGCGCGCGGATGGACCCCGCGTCGACCGGCCCGGACGGCGCCCACGCGCTGGTGGAGTTGCTCCGCGACGCCGGTGTGGACGTCGTCGTGGCCGACACCATCGCCGACGTCGAACGGGCGGCGCGCCCGGACGCGCTGATCCTGGTGGCACAGAGCCAGTACCTGACCGACGCGGTGACCGACCGGCTGGCGAGGATCCGTTCGGACCTGCTGCTGGTGGAACCGACGACGCGGGCCCGCGAGGCGCTGCTGCCGGGCGTGGAGGTGTCCGGCGCCAGCGGCTTCGACAGCGACCCGAATTGCACGCTGCGCGAAGCCGTTCGGTCCGGCTCGGTGCGGTTCGGCCCGACCAACACCTTCAAGGCCAAGGACGGCCGGACGATGACCCGCTGCTACGACGGCGCGCTGATCCGCTTCCGGGACGGCGGACGGGTCGTCACCGCCGTCGGCAGCACCGACTTCATGACCAACGGCGGCCTGTTGCACGCTGGCAACGCGGCGCTCGCGATGAACCTGGCCGGCGACCGCCCCCGGCTCGTGTGGTACGCGCCCCATCACGTCGAGGGTGAAACCTCCACCAAGGCATCACTTTTCGACCTGATTCCACCCAACGTGAGCTGGATCGTGTGGCAGCTGGCGCTGGTGGTGCTGCTGGTCGCCGCGTGGAAGGGCCGCCGCCCCGGCCCGCTGGTGGCCGAGGAGTTGCCCGTCGTGGTGCGCGCGTCGGAGACCGTCGAGGGTCGCGGCCGGCTGTATCGGTCCCGGCGGGCACGCGATCGCGCGGCCGCGGCGCTGCGCACGGCGACACTGCAGCGGCTGCTGCCGCGGCTCGGCCTGGGCGCCGGCGCCGACCCGGCGACCGTGGTGTCCACCGCGGCCCAGCGCACCGGTTCGGATCCGGGGTTCGTCTCCTACCATCTGTTCGGTCCGCCCCCGACGACCGACCACGACCTGTTACAACTTGCCCGTGCGCTCGACGACATCGAAAGGCAGGTCGCACGCCCGTGA